Part of the Deltaproteobacteria bacterium genome, GAGCCCGCCATCCGACCGTCCCCGGCAACGAGCATGCGCGCGCCCGGCAGGCGCGGCGCCGATCCGTGCACCTGCACGAGCGTCGCGAGCGCGATCGCCTGTCCTTCCGCCCGCCAGCGATCGAGCGTTTCGAAAAGCTCCCGCATGCGCCTCAGCCCGGGGCGACGCTCCGCCCGGCGAGGGCGGCCGCCGCCACCAGCTCCTCCAGGTAGCGGTCGTCCCAGAACGAGAGCTGGAGCTGCTTGGCGCGCCGGAAGAAGAGCTGGATGTCGTACTCGGTGGTGAACCCGATGCCGCCGTGCACCTGCTGCGCCATCGCCGTCACGTCGCGATAGGTGCGGCAGGCGAAGAGCTTCGCCATCGGCGCGAGCTTGGCGACCGGCCGCCCGGTCGCGAGGGCCCAGGCGGCCTCGTGGACGAGGGTGCGGCCGCCGTCGACCGTCGTCGCCGCGTCGGCGAGATAGTGGGCGATGGCCTGGAAGGCGCCGAGCGGCTTGTCGAACTGATGGCGCGTCTTGGCGAAGTCCACGGTGATCTCGAGCGCGCGCTCCGCCCCGCCCATCGCCTGCGCGGCGAGCAGCACGATCCCTTCGTGCATGACGTCGTTCCAGACACTCCACCCGCCGCGGGCCGCGCCCACGCGCTCGCTCCCGGCGACCGGCACGTCGCGGAACACGACCTCGTACTGCGTGTCGGAGGCGACGGTGTGCTGCTGCGTGAGCGTCACGCCGGGCGCCGTCGGATCGACGAGGTAGAGCTCCACGTCGTCCGCCCCCGCGCCGCTGCGCGCGAGCACGAGCAGCCGGGTCGCCGCCTTCGCGAAGAGGACGTGCCGCTTGGCGCCGGAGAGCCGCACGTCGCCGCCGCTCCCGGTCGTCGCGAGCCGAACGCCCGCCGGTCCGTAGCCGCCGCGCGGCTCGAGCCACGCCGGCGTGAGGATCGCCTCGCCGGACGCGATCTGCGGGAGCCACGCACGCTTCTGCGCCTCGGTGCCCGCGCGCGCGATCACGCCGCCGCAGAGCACCGCCGACACGAAGTGCGGCGACGGCGCGAGCGCTCGGCCGAGCTCCTCGTACACGATCATCGCCTCGAGGACGGACTGGCCGCCGCCGCCATGCGCCTCCGGCACGGTGAGGCCGGTGACCCCGAGCTCGCCGAGCTGCTTCCAGAACGCGGCCGGGAAGCCGATCGGATCGTCCTCCATCCTGCGCACGATCTCGATCGGCGACTGCTCGGCGCACAGGCTCCGCACGGTGTCGCGGAGCATGCGTTGTTCTTCGGTGAAATGGAGGTCCATGTGCGTTCCCGTTCGTGTGGTCTACGCGACGATCCCGTCGCGGCGAAGGTCGGCGATCGCCGCCGCGTCGAGGCCGGCGGCCGCGAGCAGGGCATCGGTGTCGGTCGCGTCCGCCTCCGGCACGCGGTACGCGGGCGCCCGCTCGCATCCCGCGAGCACCGGCGCGAGCTGGCGGAAGCGCCCCCGCGTCGGGTGCTCGGCATCGACGAAGGCGCGGCGCGTGGCGTGTTGCTCCAAGGCGGGCAGCTCGGCGATCTCGCGCACCGGTGCGACGCAGGTGTCGTTGCCCGCGAGGCGGGCGACCCAATCGTCGCGATCGCGGGTCGCGAAGACGCGCCGCAGGTCGGCCCGGATCGCCTCCTGCCGCTCGTCGTCGCGCTGGTGCTTCGCCCACTGCGGAAGCTCGAGGAGACGGCACAGATTCGCCCAGAACTGCGGCTCGATCGCCGCGACCGACAGCCACTTGCCGTCCCGCGTGCGGTAGGCGTCGTAGCAGGCGTAGCGTCCCGTCAGGAGGTCTCCGCCCGGCGCGGGCGCGCGGCCGGTCGCGAGGTGCTCGTCGATGGTGAGGCCCATGAGCGCCAGGACGCCCTCCGCGACCGACACGTCGAGGTAGGCGCCCGTTCCGCCCTGCCGCGCGCGCACGAGCGCCGCGAGGATGGCGATCGCCGCGTGCATGCCGCCGCCCGCGGCGTCGGCGATGGTCGCGCCGGGAAGCGCCGGACCGCCGTCGGCGCGCCGTCCGCTCATCGCGAGGAAGCCGCCGTCCGCGAGGTAGTTGAGGTCGTGCCCGGCCCATGCCGCCTGCGGACCGTCCTGGCCGTAGCCGCTCGTCGAACAGTAGACGATCGCCGGGTTCACGGCGCGCGCGGCCTCCCAGCCGATGCCGAGCCGCGCGACGACGCCCGGCCGGAAGCTCTCGATCACGACCTGCGCCCCGGCCACGAGCGTGAGGAACGCGTCCCTGCCGCGCGGCTGCTTCAGATCGATCTGTACGCGGCGCGTCCCACGGCCCGCGCTGTAGGTGAAGAACGGCGG contains:
- a CDS encoding CoA transferase; amino-acid sequence: MGSGFLHDVTVLDLASVGPAARCSRILGDYGAAVVKVGPPPAKQGVQIQPPFFTYSAGRGTRRVQIDLKQPRGRDAFLTLVAGAQVVIESFRPGVVARLGIGWEAARAVNPAIVYCSTSGYGQDGPQAAWAGHDLNYLADGGFLAMSGRRADGGPALPGATIADAAGGGMHAAIAILAALVRARQGGTGAYLDVSVAEGVLALMGLTIDEHLATGRAPAPGGDLLTGRYACYDAYRTRDGKWLSVAAIEPQFWANLCRLLELPQWAKHQRDDERQEAIRADLRRVFATRDRDDWVARLAGNDTCVAPVREIAELPALEQHATRRAFVDAEHPTRGRFRQLAPVLAGCERAPAYRVPEADATDTDALLAAAGLDAAAIADLRRDGIVA
- a CDS encoding acyl-CoA/acyl-ACP dehydrogenase; translation: MDLHFTEEQRMLRDTVRSLCAEQSPIEIVRRMEDDPIGFPAAFWKQLGELGVTGLTVPEAHGGGGQSVLEAMIVYEELGRALAPSPHFVSAVLCGGVIARAGTEAQKRAWLPQIASGEAILTPAWLEPRGGYGPAGVRLATTGSGGDVRLSGAKRHVLFAKAATRLLVLARSGAGADDVELYLVDPTAPGVTLTQQHTVASDTQYEVVFRDVPVAGSERVGAARGGWSVWNDVMHEGIVLLAAQAMGGAERALEITVDFAKTRHQFDKPLGAFQAIAHYLADAATTVDGGRTLVHEAAWALATGRPVAKLAPMAKLFACRTYRDVTAMAQQVHGGIGFTTEYDIQLFFRRAKQLQLSFWDDRYLEELVAAAALAGRSVAPG